Sequence from the Nymphaea colorata isolate Beijing-Zhang1983 chromosome 9, ASM883128v2, whole genome shotgun sequence genome:
TTCTAGTTCGTCCACAGaatatacacatacatagaCCTTAAGGCaatctacacacacacatatatctcAGAATATGAGTAAAACTAGTTCTGTTTTGAAACTGATTTTCTCAGATTCCTATGCCCCAAGATTCATGACTAGTATTATAATGGAAAGAATAGagagcaaaaggaaaaaagaaaatggtgaaGGTGAGAAACTTAGTCTTAAAATGAAACTGGCTGAATGTATTCCGCACCCCTCCCTGTCTCcgtgtatatacacacacagacacacaaaaATAGATGCAGGAGAAGTGGCTCATGatgcaagaaagaaagatgaagagaagaaagattATCACCTATTGCAGTCCATATAGGTAGAGAGCGCGAATGGCAACTCGACATGGCATGTGCTTGGGAGCTCTTTAACAGCAGCTTCCTTGAGGTTGTGGATGCGCCGTGTTGCATGTCGGATGCAGGTACATGCCAGCTCCTTGTCCTCATGAGTTATCAGCAAGCTGCGAAGGCGTTGAAGGCCCTCACAGCAATCAGGGGAAGGCGCACTCTCACTTCCAGTCATGTAAGACACGCATTTGTGCAATGTCATGACCACTTCACCACAAGTCAGGTCAGCCTGGAAGCTTGGCTGAACAAAGAGCTGAACTGTTAGGAAAATTAGCAGCACCAGTGCTGTTGCTTTCTTCATCTTTGTATCagaccttcttcttcttctgtgaacttgtgtgtgtgtgtatgtggaGACTCGATGAAGGTGCTACTTATAG
This genomic interval carries:
- the LOC116260706 gene encoding non-specific lipid-transfer protein A-like, with translation MKKATALVLLIFLTVQLFVQPSFQADLTCGEVVMTLHKCVSYMTGSESAPSPDCCEGLQRLRSLLITHEDKELACTCIRHATRRIHNLKEAAVKELPSTCHVELPFALSTYMDCNR